The genomic region TTCCTCCAACAATAATTGGGATTTTATTTCGACTAGTGATTTCAGTAATAAGCTCCCTGACATTCACTTGAAATTCAGCAACTGAATACGACTCAACAGGGTCTTTAATGTCAATCAGATGATGCGAGATTCCTTCCATTTCTTCTTTCTTAACCTTAGCTGTGCCAATATCCATTGTTCGATAAATTTGCATAGAATCTCCACTAATAATTTCACCATCAAAATACTTAGCTAGGTCAATACTTAACTTTGTCTTTCCGACTGCAGTCGGTCCGATTATTACAATTAGCTTTTCTTTATTCATACTTACTTCGTTCCCTCGTTCCATATACAGTTAGCTTTTCTCTAATCATACCATATCGTCAATGTGGAATAAAAAATTTGAAGTAAGTTGGATATAGCAACATCAAACTAGTATTCCCAATATTTTCAGGTACCATTCCATAATTTTCAATTTCTATATCTTTTTTCGTAATAACTTTGCCTTTATTGTGTTTATGGCCATTACTATTCTATGATTTTCGACCAATAAAAAAAGCCGCTTTCGCAGCTTTTTCATACTACATCACTCGCTTGAACAACTTTTCCATTTCATATGTTGTGAAATGAACAATAATCGGCCTTCCATGAGGACATGTAAAAGGATCTTCACTTTTTCGCAGTGTTTCCAAAAGTGTGAACATATCGTTGTTTTGCAAATAATGGTTTGCTTTTATGGATCCTTTACAACTCATCATGATTGCTGATTCTTCACGCAACTTCTTAATATCAACCTTTTTTAACAGTATAACTTGTTGGATAATCTCCTCAATGATCTCTACTTCGTAACCTGTTGGAAACCAGTTTGGATGGGATCGGACAATATAACTTTGTCCTCCAAAGGCTTCTAGAAAAACACCTACTTCTTGAAGTGCATGTTTATGTTCTTCAATTATTAAGTACTCTTGATGTGAATACTCTAACGTAATAGGTACAAGAAGTTCTTGAACTTCTCTTGTTACTTGTCCTACCTTTTCCCTGAAAAATTCGTATTTAACCCGCTCCTGGGCAGCATGCTGATCAATAATATATAAACCATTTTCATTTTGTGCCAGTATATACGTGCCATGCATTTGTCCAATTGGGTATAAAGGCGGAATTCGTTCAGTACTCGGGAGTTCTGTATCCCTATGCTCGAGGATTTGCATATCTTCTAACAGTTCCTCATGCTTCTCCTCTTCAGGTGTTGATTGCCAGCTTAAAGCTTGTTCATTTACTACATGCTCAGTCTGAGTTGGCTGTGATGGAGAATTCACATCTCGCACAATTGGCACTTCTGGAACATAACTTTCTCTAACTTGTACATTTGGGATATCGTGAGTAAAGGAAATGGATTCTTGGACTGAATCATTTTTTCTAATGGTTCTTGGTAAATCAACTGACGGTATAAGCTGTCTGCTTTTAAAAGCTGTCTTTATTCCCTCTTTAATTAAATGATGAAGCTCGGCCTCTTTGCTAATACGAACCTCTAGTTTTGCCGGATGAACGTTTACATCGACTAGTAAAGGATCCATTTCTATTTGGAGCAATACGATTGGATAACGACCTATGGGTAATAACGTATGATACCCCTCTTGTATTGCTTTTGCAATTGGTATGTTTTTAATAAAGCGCCCATTCACAATAATAGATATATAATTCCTAGAAGCCCTTGTAATCTCAGGTAACGAAATAAAGCCCCTCACCTTAAAGTCTAATGACTCAAGATTTATCGGTATTAACTTTTTAGCAACAGAGATTCCATAAATTGAAGCTAAAACGTGAAGTACATCACCATTACCATTTGTATAGAACACTCGCTTCCCATTATGAGTCAACTTAAAGGAGACGTTTGGATAAGCAAGTGCCATACGGTTAAGTGTATCAGTAATGTTTCCTAATTCAGTATGAATAGTCTTCATGTACTTCAATCGAGCTGGAGTGTTAAAGAATAAGTTTTGTACAGTAATCTCTGTTCCTTTTCGACTATTTGTACTTTCATGACTAACGATTACGCCACCTCTTAAAGAAAGGAATGTACCTGGACCATCCCCGGTAGACGTTTTTATTTCCATTTCTGAAACAGACGCAATACTTGGTAATGCTTCACCTCTAAATCCTAATGTCCGGATGCGAAACAAATCATTTTCATCCTTGATTTTACTCGTAGCGTGTCGCTCAAAAGCAACAAGACAATCGTCCTCTTGGATACCATGACCATTATCAATGATACGAATCTTTGATAAACCCGCTTCCTCTACTTCTATTTCAATGACGGAACTTCCGGCATCAACGGCGTTTTCAACTAACTCTTTCACAACAGAGGCTGGACGTTCTACAACTTCCCCTGCCGCAATTTTGTTGGAGAGAGCGTCATCTAGCTTTCTAATAATCCCCACTAGTACTCCCCCTTATTACTTTAGTTTCTTTTGAATTTCATAGAGCTTATTCATAGCATCCATAGGTGTAAGCTCCATAAGTTGAATTCCCTTTACTAGTCTAACTACTTCTTTTTCTTTATCTGTCAAAGTAGATTCCTGTTTTACCTTGCGATCATCTGGAGTAAAGAAAGACAACTGTTCTACTTCTTTTACTTGTTCAACCTGCAAAGATGATTCATTTTTATTTTCAAACTCCGTTAATAATTGTTGCGCTCTTGTAATAAGAGAGGCTGGCAATTCAGCAAGCTGAGCAACATGAATACCATAACTTTTGTCTGCTGCTCCTTCTTGAACTTTATGAAGGAATACAACTTTACCATCTTTCTCCACTGCACGAACATGAACATTTTTCAAATGATTTAAATCTTCACTAAGTGCAGTTAATTCATGATAATGAGTAGAAAATAGCGTCTTTGCTCCTATATGTTCATGTATATATTCAATAATAGCTTGTGCTAATGCCATTCCATCATATGTGGACGTACCTCTTCCAATCTCATCAAATAAAATTAAACTAGCATGTGTAGCATTTGTGATAGCATTCTTTGCTTCTAGCATCTCGACCATAAAAGTACTTTGGCCAGAAATAAGATCATCGGCTGCGCCAATTCTTGTAAATACTTGATCGAAGATTGGTAGAGTGGCTTCATCTGCAGCAACAAAACAACCGATTTGAGCCATAATAGCTGTTAATGCTATTTGTCTCATATACGTACTTTTACCAGACATATTCGGTCCTGTAATGAGCAGCATTTGGCTTTCATCATTCATGAAACAATCATTCGCAACATATAGTCTAGCATCCATCATTTTTTCTACAACTGGATGTCTACCATTTTTTACATTAAGAATATTTTTGGTTGATAGAACAGGTTTTACAAAATGACGCTCTTCACTTACTTTCGCAAAGGATTGTAGTACATCTATTTCAGATATAATTTTAGCTAGTGCTTGCAATCTAGGGATATATCCCTTTACCTGTTCACGTATTTGTAAAAATAAATCATACTCAAGTTGTACAATTTTTTCTTGTGCTTCTAGAATAAGAGATTCCTTCTCCTTTAGCTCTGGGGTAATATATCGCTCAGCATTTGCTAAAGTTTGTTTTCGTTCATAGCGTCCTTCTTGTAATAAACCGATATTCGCCTTTGTAACCTCAATGAAATAACCAAAAACACGGTTATAGCCGATTTTTAAGGTTTTTATACCGGTTAGCTCCCGTTCTTCTTGTTCTAACTGCGCAATCCATGTTTTACCGTTTCTGCTCGCATCACGATATTGGTCTAGTTGTGGATTGTATCCATCTTGAATCATATCTCCATCCTTTACACTTAAAGGTGGATTTTCCTTCAATGAAGTTTCAAGAAGTTCTAATAAATCTTCACATAGATCAACTTTACTCGACAGTACTTCTGCATATGGTAATTGTAATTGGGAAATGGTTGATTTTATTGCTGGAACTTGTTCAAGTGATCTTCTTAACTGAACTAAATCACGCGCATTTACATTTCCATATGCGACTCGTCCTGCTAATCGTTCCACATCATACACTTCTTTAAGTTTTTCTCTCAATTCCTCTCTTTCAAAAAATTGAGATTGTAACACTTCTACCATATCATGTCGTTTTTGAATTTGATCAGAATGAATGAGGGGACGGTCTATCCATGACTTAAGCATACGTCCACCCATTGCTGTCATTGTTTCATCTAGCAACCAAAGTAAAGAACCCTTTTTACCATTTGAACGAATCGTTTCGGTTAACTCTAGGTTTCTTTTAGAATATACATCAATCTTCATAAATTGATGTACTTGATAAAACTCAGCCTTTTGTAAGTGATCTAAGCTTCTTTTTTGTGTGCGCTTTAAGTAATGAAGCAGCCTTGAAACTGTTTGTTTGAGCTTGTCCTGTTCAATAGAAGCCAACACTTCATTTGCTTCTATCGGGAGAATCGTTTCATCTTCGAATGAAACAGTCACAAAGCAGCGTTCGCGTAATTGCTTTTCTCTTTCATTATCTATTTTAGTTGATGAAACCACTTCCTTTGTACCCGTTGTGATGATTTCTCCTAGTACTTCATCCCATGAATGCAAGAGTGTAACATATAACTCACCTGTAGATAAATCATTATAGGAAAATCCAAAAGTCCCATCAGGAAACGATGTAAAGGAAGATATATAGTTATTTTGCTTATCATCCAAGCCGCGGCCTTCCATTAATGTTCCAGGTGTGATTAACTGAACAACTTCACGTTTAACAACACCCTTTGCCTGTTTAGGGTCCTCAGTCTGTTCACAAATCGCAACCTTGTAGCCTTTTTCCACTAATTGTTCTATATAATTTCGAGCAGCATGATACGGGACCCCGCACATCGGAATACGATCTTCTGTGCCGCCTTCTCTACTTGTCAGCGTAATTTCTAATTCTTGTGACGCCTTTACCGCATCCTCGAAAAACATTTCATAAAAATCACCTAAACGAAAAAATAAAAAGGCATCCTGATACTCTGCCTTAACCTTTAAATATTGTTGTATCATTGGCGTATATTGTGCAATGGCCATGAAAAAACCTCCAAAACTAATCAATCAAATCTTTCATTCTATTATATCATATTCTATTTTCTGATTTACGGTAACTTCTACTAGAAATACTTGGCTACTTTCGTGTAGAGGAATCGTGTAGAGGAATCAATATGGAGTGCTTTGATTATGTAAGGGGACATAATACATGTTAGCAAGCATTTATCAAGACTTCTTAGAAACTTGAAATAAAAAGGTTCCTTTCTAAAACTTTGTTGCAATTAGTACAATTATTCTGGGTTACAACCAGCTTTAGAAGCAAACCTGAGGTTGGATTAGAAAAGAGCTACTCTTTTATATATCTAAAACTAAGGAAAAAAATCCGGCTTCCTGAGATTTTTACTCATAGCAACCATCTATACGAAAATAGCCAATAAAAAAGAAACTAGGAAGGTAGCCTCCCTAGTTTACGAATTATTCTTCATCGCCTAATATGAAATCTGGATTTAGATCTTCGAAATCATCTTCCTCAACATCGCAATCCCAATCGGATTCATCACATGCATCAGGACTTACATGTACACAAACCTTTGTTTCTCCAATCACTTCCACAAGGAATTCTCTTTCAACTTGAACGACAACTTTGTTTCCGTTAGGAGAAATGGTTGCTTCTAAACAATTCGGATGTTGAACAACTCTTGCAATTACTTCATGGTCATCACCAAAGAAGTTTTCATCACGATAACGAAGTTTTACTACATCTTTGTATGATACTGTTTCGGTTACAACTTCTGTTTTTGTATTATCGTTGTAAGAGTACCAAGTGTTAATATCATACTTACCTTCTACCTCGACTACATCCCCGCATTTTTCTGCATCATAAACATGGTTGATTACCCAGCACCCTAAAATGCTTGTTGGTCTATGCGATGGTGAAATCGTATGTGTGGACTGTGTGAACTTCTTACCTTTTCCGACAACAGCCTTTGTAATAATCTCTCTGTATTGGGACATAAGAACAAACCCTCCTCAATTCAATCTTCCATTCATCCTATGCGTGACAAATGACTAGTGTGCTACAATTTTTCAAAGAAAAAGAAAAATAGTTCTTAATCGGCGTTATTAGGCGGTATAGTTCATTCTATGCGCAGTCGCCCAGATATGTACCTAAAAACTGTGATTCGTGAAGATTTTATTTGTAGGACAACACATTCGGTAAACGGATGAGAAATGACAGAAAGCTAACATGATTGTTCGATGCACTAAAAAAGACGTGGATTCGTCATCCACGTCTCTAAAATAATTTTATTAATGACAGCCGCAACCGTCTCCGCAGCTTCCACCTGAAGGACCATTTACTTTTGAACCTGTTTCACCACGTAATAGGTCTCCACCTGTCGATTCTATAATTTCATCTGTTACAGTGTTTGAAATTGTTGATGCAACCAATTGTAATAGATCATTCACATCTAATTGCGAAGTTTTAAAGTCTTGAACAACTGGAATGCTATCTAATTCGTCTTGCAAGGCATCAATCTTAGCTTCCACCTTTTTAAGTGCTTCCGCCTTACCATAATGTTGGTAGTTTACTGCCTGTTTTTGAAGTGCTTTAATTTGGGAAATCGTTTCTTGTACTTTTTGATTTCGGTTAATCAGTTCTTCTGCACGTTTAAATAAATCTACTTCTTCTGTTTCTGCGATCATTTTTGCTAAGTCTTTCGCACGATTAATTATCTCTGTTCTTGAATATGTTGTCATTTTAGTTCACCTCAACCGTTTCCTCTACCATTTCACCATCTAGTGTCCATGTCTTTGCTTTTGTTACCTTTACTTTTACGATTTTACCAATCGATGATTTTGGAGCTTTAAAATTTACTAACTTACTTTTCTCAGTGTATCCAGCTAATACTTCAGGATTATTTTTACTTTCACCTTCAACAAGAACTTCTACAATTTTACCTTCATATTCTTTTAATTTTTTTGCAGAAACTTCGTTTACAAGGCTATTTAAGCGTTGAAGACGCTCTTTTTTCACTTCCATTGGAATATTATCTTCCATTTTAGCAGCCGGTGTACCTTCACGCGGAGAATAAATGAACGTGTAAGCTGAATCAAATTCAACTTCACGATATAAGGAAAGCGTCTCCTCAAATTGTTCATCTGTCTCATTTGGAAATCCAACAATGATATCTGTCGTTAATGAAGCATTCGGCATTGCTTTTTTAATCTTTTCTACAAGCTCAAGGTAATGTTCTCTTGAATACTTACGAGCCATTAGCTTTAATACTTCAGAACTTCCTGAT from Bacillus sp. BGMRC 2118 harbors:
- the mutL gene encoding DNA mismatch repair endonuclease MutL, with product MGIIRKLDDALSNKIAAGEVVERPASVVKELVENAVDAGSSVIEIEVEEAGLSKIRIIDNGHGIQEDDCLVAFERHATSKIKDENDLFRIRTLGFRGEALPSIASVSEMEIKTSTGDGPGTFLSLRGGVIVSHESTNSRKGTEITVQNLFFNTPARLKYMKTIHTELGNITDTLNRMALAYPNVSFKLTHNGKRVFYTNGNGDVLHVLASIYGISVAKKLIPINLESLDFKVRGFISLPEITRASRNYISIIVNGRFIKNIPIAKAIQEGYHTLLPIGRYPIVLLQIEMDPLLVDVNVHPAKLEVRISKEAELHHLIKEGIKTAFKSRQLIPSVDLPRTIRKNDSVQESISFTHDIPNVQVRESYVPEVPIVRDVNSPSQPTQTEHVVNEQALSWQSTPEEEKHEELLEDMQILEHRDTELPSTERIPPLYPIGQMHGTYILAQNENGLYIIDQHAAQERVKYEFFREKVGQVTREVQELLVPITLEYSHQEYLIIEEHKHALQEVGVFLEAFGGQSYIVRSHPNWFPTGYEVEIIEEIIQQVILLKKVDIKKLREESAIMMSCKGSIKANHYLQNNDMFTLLETLRKSEDPFTCPHGRPIIVHFTTYEMEKLFKRVM
- the cotE gene encoding outer spore coat protein CotE, yielding MSQYREIITKAVVGKGKKFTQSTHTISPSHRPTSILGCWVINHVYDAEKCGDVVEVEGKYDINTWYSYNDNTKTEVVTETVSYKDVVKLRYRDENFFGDDHEVIARVVQHPNCLEATISPNGNKVVVQVEREFLVEVIGETKVCVHVSPDACDESDWDCDVEEDDFEDLNPDFILGDEE
- the mutS gene encoding DNA mismatch repair protein MutS, with product MAIAQYTPMIQQYLKVKAEYQDAFLFFRLGDFYEMFFEDAVKASQELEITLTSREGGTEDRIPMCGVPYHAARNYIEQLVEKGYKVAICEQTEDPKQAKGVVKREVVQLITPGTLMEGRGLDDKQNNYISSFTSFPDGTFGFSYNDLSTGELYVTLLHSWDEVLGEIITTGTKEVVSSTKIDNEREKQLRERCFVTVSFEDETILPIEANEVLASIEQDKLKQTVSRLLHYLKRTQKRSLDHLQKAEFYQVHQFMKIDVYSKRNLELTETIRSNGKKGSLLWLLDETMTAMGGRMLKSWIDRPLIHSDQIQKRHDMVEVLQSQFFEREELREKLKEVYDVERLAGRVAYGNVNARDLVQLRRSLEQVPAIKSTISQLQLPYAEVLSSKVDLCEDLLELLETSLKENPPLSVKDGDMIQDGYNPQLDQYRDASRNGKTWIAQLEQEERELTGIKTLKIGYNRVFGYFIEVTKANIGLLQEGRYERKQTLANAERYITPELKEKESLILEAQEKIVQLEYDLFLQIREQVKGYIPRLQALAKIISEIDVLQSFAKVSEERHFVKPVLSTKNILNVKNGRHPVVEKMMDARLYVANDCFMNDESQMLLITGPNMSGKSTYMRQIALTAIMAQIGCFVAADEATLPIFDQVFTRIGAADDLISGQSTFMVEMLEAKNAITNATHASLILFDEIGRGTSTYDGMALAQAIIEYIHEHIGAKTLFSTHYHELTALSEDLNHLKNVHVRAVEKDGKVVFLHKVQEGAADKSYGIHVAQLAELPASLITRAQQLLTEFENKNESSLQVEQVKEVEQLSFFTPDDRKVKQESTLTDKEKEVVRLVKGIQLMELTPMDAMNKLYEIQKKLK